CTCTTGGacaattttgatattgaatACTAATGAAGGATTCAAAAAggatgaaatattaaaatataaactgGTCCCCAACAATATAGATGTCagcaacataatttacataaaatttgcATGCATATCGTTATAGCTTGAGAAGAGTGGTGTGAAAAATCATGTTAATACAATAGATGTCCGTCTCATGCATGGTCACGTGACATGCAAGACTAGACACACCGTTCTCATATCCGTACTTTGAGTCAATGGCCCACTGAGACAAGAATCCATAAATTTCGACTGAGAAGTCACGAAAATCACTCAGAATGTCTCCATATACAGTGAGCATGTTCCATGTTCTAAACTATAAAGAACTTAGCGAGTTCAGCctcttattattattttttttttaaatcgacaaCCCAGTATTATGCAGTCTTTTCAGACATAAATAAGTTTAAGATTAAGCACAGTATTTACGTTAAAGTGGTCACACTGACAAAAAAAAGgtacatatttgtttatttttaattgacTGCAATATTTGTGATTGTGGTACTCCATGTCATACACTTTGGTTACAACAAGGAAGTGATAACGAGTCTTACAGTCAATACATAGTCCAATAAGATTACATAGTATATACTTGTAACGTTTCTGTACACAGACATAAAGGGTTGATGTACTCTATAGTATGTAAAAGAAATTTGCTCTTTTATTTCACAATTAAGTAAGCAAAGAAGTCCACAGAAATTACTACAAATACAACACCAAATGTTTATTATCTACGACTAAGTTTCCATCAGCAGCTTGGTGATTATAACCTGTGTATGTCATTTATTGCCCATGTTgttgaaaatgaatataactTTGTCTTTTGGATATGCtggatatttcattttaaaaaatatatgcaaatttcagtacataaataatataaacacaATCATTACACACGCATTTAAAAAATGTGGTCACTCTAGATCTCATAGTGAAAGAAGACTAATATTTTGCAAGACTTTCTCTGTGTTCTGTGTACCCTGAACCTCCAACATTATGTACACCAATTCTGTGTGTTCTTGTTACCCTGAACCTCCAACATTATGTACACCAATTCCCTGTGTTCTTGGTACCCTGAACTTCCAACATTATGTACACCAATTCCCTGTGTTTTTGGTACCCTGAACTTCCAACAGTATGTACACCAATTCTGTGTGTTCTTGGTACCCTGAACTTCCAACATTATGTACACCAATTCTGTGTGTTCTTGCTAACCTGAACTTCCAACATTATGTACATCAATTCCCTGTGTTCTGTGTACCCTGAACTTCCAACATTATGTACATCAATTCCCTGTGTTCTGTGTACCCTGAACTTCCAACATTATGTACACCAATTCTGTGTGTTCTGTGTACCCTGAACTTCCAACATTATGTACACCAATTCTGTGTGTTCTTGCTAACCTGAACTTCcaacaatatttacatcaataaAACCTTATTAAGATAAAATGTGCTCATTCAAAAAAAGAGGACAATAGCCGACGTTTCTGGATTGACCCTCAACAGtacatttactgtaagttatacataatttatgacTATTCAAATTGGACGCCTTTATTAAGAGATTGACATGCAAAAATTGATGCGACACTAAGCAAATGATGATGACCCTGGGAAGATCTACAATGTGATGTGCAGATATATCTAATAAAGATTACAGACGGTTTTAATTTCACACCTAGTTGTACCCCAATATGGTCGTTATATTTTGACTAACAGTTATGAATGAAagcattgaccaatcagggcGTTAAGGGAAGAATCAGGAAGACATTATGTATGAGCCACCACTCTGGGTGTCTTAGCAGACGACATTTATGTAGACTATATGGCTCCACATTCTCTCAGCATTGGCTCTAATTTGCCTGATCTGTACAAATCATCTGTTTCTGTTCCTCCTCCTATGCACTTCCCTTTGACAAACACTCTTGGAACCTGtaacaaagtaaacaaatagaatttcaaaaatgacCTAACAAGAAATCCCAATCGGGTTAAAAGGGTTTCATTTTACAACTCATATTTGGTGAGAGCTCCAGGATAATTAGCAGCACTATACTTCACTTAATGTATAATAGAGTGTACAGTTCTGCTTGCTGTTTCAACAACACATTTACCAATATCTGGGTGCAAAAAGTTCAGATTTTGCCAAAAGACTGCATGTAATGTCACTAAGACTTTGCTCAACTTGTAGAAAACAAAACAGTGGACATCAGGGTTTGAGTGGATGTTTTTTGTTCTTTCAAGATGTCAGATACGACGGAAAATAAAGGCCGTATTTTGTGAATTAAATCAATCAGTTCATACTTTTTATATAATCATTATTATTCCCTCCCTAAATAAGACCGATTCAACATTTTTGATCCTTCACGTTCAAAGGGAATATAGGTATTTCAGATTTAGTGTTGTCATGTGAAAGGATCTCAGTAATAGACAACATGTTATACTTACAGTGTTTTCACCTGTCATTTTACCCAATATATCCTGCAGTGTTTCACCGTCATCTCGTTGATCAAGTTCCACCACTTCATACTTAGCTTGCAGTTCATCAAACACTTCCTTAGCCAGCTGACTATACATACAGTAAGTTTTAGAGAAGACCACTACACACTTATCATGTATCATGTTTTGGATGAATATGGCTTCAGGAGAATTCATATCAACTTCGTCACCCATTTTGATTACTCtataatttagaaaaaaagaagtGATAATGATATCAGGTAAGGTTTCTCAAAGTTAAATGTACAGGAAACATATATTGTGTGGAAAGTACATGGCAGTACAATAAACATAAATATAAGGACTCAGTGTCAAAGATGGTGTGTATTCAAAAGATAAATTAAATAGGTAAGCAAATTGAACGGACACTAGCAAcaaatacatcatgtatctacTGAGTCTTGGTAGTGAGGGTACCGGTAACGACATTGACAAGACGTGATGAGTGAAGATAAACGTAGTGTAAATCTTAAACGTACTAATCGTaattggaactagactacgaTATTCAAATGTGCAAATCAACATAGCAACAAGCACAGACAAGTatggtgtacattttgtatgagcAACAAGCAAGCAAATTGCAAAGGTTTGCGGTTGTTAATGTTATGCCAGTACACCAGTGTGTGTGGTGGTATTTTGGTAGCGCACGTGTGGGGTTAATCAATGCTAATGCATGCTCAGTATGTCAAGGCTGTTGACCAACTTCACAagaccatggaggtaggaatATTACTGACACAGTTACAAggacaaaacaacaaacatacaacTGTATGCATGCACAACGTCATCGCGAGTGGAATGGTGAGGAAGAAAGAACGTTCGTAATAACATTAATTCTTATCATTTACTACACGGGGAAATAAAATGTAAGTGATCGCTTACATACCTTAAATATGCCTCGAACAACGAGTCAACTATGTTCTCTCAGGATTCGACGTCCAACTCAACCTTTCAGGCGTCTTGCAATAAGTTCAAAACCTCTGACCTATTAGTACGTGAGAAGAATGAACACTTGGGGGCGTTATATACTGTCGAACTGGAAAGATGTCGAGCTCGCGTCGGTCGACCATACATGGGTTATCACAAAGCTAGTCTCCATAGAAgggtttaaatatttcaaattgggGTGAAAAAAATTAGCACGAGAAAGTGCGTAAAATAAGTCATTAAATTTAGTTCTTATTATGTTATCCTTCCTATTTGTATTATATgctcaaattttaaaaaatatctgatacaaatttagaaaactttcTCACCTTCAGCAATGCCAGGTTCTGTAATTACAACCgaaatgttgataagttgatcaAAATTTACTGTTGATGTTAATGTGCTTTCTATgtatttacattgcatcgatagTGGTCAccgtgtgactgctacaattttcatcatggtttacattatatacaaatgatattgaACTTATGAACattagttttttgtttttgtttttttttgggggggagggggttttgtcctaaatgaacaaattttGTTTACTGAATTTGTGCAATCATCTTTTATGATGATTGAGTAATAATAAATGCACACTATATGTAAATAGTTCAGTCTCTAGTTCAGTCTATACTtcagttacaaacacaatagaaaataaatgacaGTGAAGTCTGAAGTGCACTctctttttttgaaatattgtagatatatgaATTACCTTTATTTTACAATTCAGAAGGCAATGAAGTCAACAAAAATTATTGCAATCAATGATTGATTGtcatcattcaatcaatcaatcaatcaattgcataacaacatgccttATAGCAAGCATGGtgaagcatacaaaaataacatacagtaataaagtgaatacaatactgTCATTAAGTAAACTGCTGAAGAactgtttacatcaacaagaaaattttccaagaggaagtttatcatcagaaacagaataatacttttggcctgaatgGCTTGCCGTACCTGTGGTCAGACTACAGAAATCCTATTATTCCATCTGCATACATTGTtggtgtgacctttgacctgtcatCTATGCCTGTAATGATATTCATATCACTCAATAGTATTAACTGTATTAAACACCTGGCACTTCGCCATGCCTCCATTTTAGCTGTGTAGCAGTCCGAGTCATATACCATATCAAGACCCTTTTCTGAGTTCAACTCTGATGGAATACAAGGAaccaatgtatcaacattttgaTGAATTAAATTTAAAACTCAGCGAATGTCAGTGTCAAATCCTGAGTTTATGATGGTGGTACATAGGTAACCTTAAAATACTCTCTCCAGTTCTTCCAAAATAGCCGACTCATAGCCATGTTTACCTAACCATTTGGATTGCTGGAAATATTGTTGATCTGGGAAACAAAAAGTGAGAATTAGTATTTGACATTGATACTTGTGTTGTAATAACAGAACACATGAAAAAGTGTTTTGTGTCTGCTtttgtgcatatgtgtgtgtgtgtgtgtgtatgtgttttggggaaaatgtatgtatgtatgtacgtacgtacgtacgtatgtatgtatgtgtgtatgcatgcatgcatgcatgtatgtatgtatgtacgtatgtatgtatgtatgtatgtatgtatgtatgtatgtatgcatgtatgaatgaaCAAACGCATGCATGcgtatacacacatgcatgcaagGATAcgtatacacacatgcatgcaagtacatacgtacgtatgtacaatatatgtacgtacatgtctgtgttgtgttgtatgttGTGTGTTATTATGCAATTTAATTTGTGAGAGTATGTGCATGTGTACTTTGTATCTGTCAGTTTGTATATTTCGTTGGCATGAACATGATTATTTCAGATTACCCGAGttacaatacaataattatttttattttcatgtaacAGTATGACTGATTATAACCAACAACTTCACCAGCAGTTGTTGAAGACATTTGATGTGAAACGAAACCACAGACAAAAACGGGTGCCTATCATACACAAAACTGACGCCGTTGGTGTACAGATGACAGAACCATATACAGTTGATATGAATGATTCAGGTGTGTAGACTAACATTGTCAGTGCAAAGACAGTCGCAGCACAAACCGTACCATTCTGAACAAAGTCACTTAGCGTACAGACACAAGAAGAGTGTATTCTTACTGCAACTGTGGGAATACAGGCAACGTCAGCGACAAAGACCGTCGGAACTCAGATCTATAATGCCGACCATATTGATGGAACAGCATCACCAACGATCGTATTGGGAAATGATATTTCTACTCAAACAATTGAGAAGTCTTTCAAGGATACGTTTGTGCAAACAGATGATATGAATTATGTGGTAAGTGTTTAAAATTATATTAGTATTaatatgtaatgtgatgtgatgtggtataTATGATATGGgattttgtgtgtatatatatgtgtgtgtgtgtgtgtgtgtgtgtgtgtgtgtgtgtttacaccTGTTTGTGTGTCATAATTATGAAAACTCTGTTATACTGCCATTTTGTAAAACGGGATGTGCTCAAGATTACGATGCGATTTGCAAGTATACCCGTTACTTCAAATACTTGCGCTATATTCATTGACTTATTACGAGTCATTTCATTGGCACTTTACGCCTATTTCTCGAAAAAGGTCAAATAGACTATATATAATtgtgaaaaagaagaagaaaagtaaACCAAAGAAATAACATATTTGACAATTAAACAATATTCTTGaacaatttccatattttacaGGATGCCACTGAGTCGAACATTTCGTCTACATTGTACAGCTCGACCTGCACCCAAAGATATTGTTAAGAGGGCATTATGTTCTTCAAAGAAATCGGGAAGGCATTCAGAAACCTAGAAACCAAAATGGATAAAAGTGATGTCTACTTGTCACAAGTAAGCCTCAGAAGATGGGAAAGAAAATAGCTTCTTCAAAGTCAGATCGAAGATTCCGAATTTTCAAGAGAAATTGCATCGTACGTCGGTCAGATGACGAGATGTTGACGGAGAAGCCGACAGAGCAACTGaatttgacaatatttcaatttatgcTACCGATCACTTACTTCAGGATTCTGCAGTAAAAATGGATGATATTGATCAGACGCtaagtttgttttcaaataatgaaatctATTTCAGATTAATTGACAACAGAATTTTGACGACTTGGAATTCAGGAATGAAAAGAATATGTGATATATTACtgaaaaatattaataagaCTATTGTTTTgaaaaccatagcaacagtagtTTCTGATGAGTACTAAAAGGTTagccaatacacacaacatagtTTGACAAGCATAGAACTTTAAagtgcaaactgtcagtctcgTGTACTCtttgatagatggcgctgtttatatGACCACGACGCACAAATTATAGTGTGTCAGATATCATATCTGACGTGTATACAACTTTTATATCTTATAGGTCGAGAAAATGGCGTCTGGAGATCCAACTACTGCAACAACCAAATATATTGTAGACGaggaaattcaatatttcaaaagacTTGCAAAGACATTCCaagaaatagaaaataaaatggaTAAAACCGATGTACATTTGTCATCATTGAAGACTAACAAGAAAGGAAAGAATTTAATGGCCTCCAAATCAGCCCGAGGCTTACAAACTTTGAAGACAAAATGTGTGAAGCGATTTCGTAGCCAACCATGATTCTTTCGAAATGTTTGGGCAGACGAAGATTATATACTAGTCTTCCCTCTGGAAATGAAGTAGAATGTGGCTAATAGGAACATATACAATTTGGTatgaaaagttaaaaaaaaaaaaacattttaagcTCAATAGCACAAATTCATGTTACTTTGAAacttaaattaaaattaaatgaatgaaaaattatattttgtctgattgttacattttttgtgtgtatatcGTCGCTTTCAAGTTGGCTGTTGTCTTCGAAGCTGAGGTCGAGGATCGGTTTAAGAAAACCCAAACGTTTAATCATCAACAATTCAAAAATGACCGGTCCCTAATTAGAAACTTTCCTTTATCAACAATGTGTTTATGAATACTAAACCTCTTGGACAATTTCGATATTGAATACTAATGAAGGATTCAAAAAggatgaaatattaaaatataaactgGTCCTCAACAATATAGATGTCagcaacataatttacataaaatttgcATGCATATCGTTATAGCTTGAGAAGAGTGGTGTGAAAAATCATGTTAATACAATAGATGTCCGTCTCATGCATGGTCACGTGACATGCAAGACTAGACACACCGTTCTCATATCCGTACTTTGAGTCAATGGCCCACTGAGACAAGAATCCATAAATTTCGACTGAGAAGTCATGAAAATCACTCAGAATGTCTCCATATACAGTGAGCATGTTCCTTGTTCTAAACTATAAAGAACTTAGCGAGTTCAGCctcttattattatttttttttaaatcgacaaCCCAGTATTATGCAGTCTTTTCAGACATAAATAAGTTTAAGATTAAGCACAGTATTTACGTTAAAGTGGTCACACTGACAAAAAAAGgtacatatttgtttatttttaattgacTGCAATATTTGTGATTGTGGGTACACCATGTCATACACTTTGGTTACAACAAGGAAGTGATAACGAGTCTTACAGTCAATACATAGTCCAATAAGATTACATAGTATATACTTTTAACGTTTCTGTACACAGACATAAAGGGTTGATGTACTCTATAGTATGTAAAAGAAATTTGCTCTTTTATTTCACAATTAAGTAAGCAAAGAAGTCCACAGAAATTACTACAAATACAACACCAAATATTTATTATCTACGACTAAACGTTTCCATCAGCAGCTTGGTAATTATAAcgtatgtatgtcatgtattgCCCATGATgttgaaaatgaatataactTTGTCTTTTGGATACTCATTTgacatttcattgaaaaatatatgcaaatctcactacataaataatataaacacaATCATTACACACGCACTAAAAAATATGGTCACTCTAGATCTCATAGTGAAAGAAGACTAATATTTGGCAAGAGTTTTTCTGTGTTCTGTGTACCCTGAACCTCCAACATTATGTACACCAATTCTGTGTGTTCTTGTTACCCTGAACTTCCAACATTATGTACACCAATTCCCTGTGTTCTTGGTACCCTGAACTGCCAACAGTATGTACACCAATTCTGTGTATTCTTGCTAACCTGAACTTCCAACATTATGTACACCAATTCTGTGTATTCTTGCTAACCTGAACTTCCAACATTATGTACATCAATTCCCTGTGTTCTTGGTACCCTGAACTTCCAACATTATGTACACCAATTCTGTGTATTCTTGCTAACCTGAACTTCCAACATTATGTACATCAATTCCCTGTGTTCTTGGTACCCTGAACTTCCAACATTATGTACACCAATTCTGTGTGCTCTTGCTAACCTGAACTTCcaacaatatttacatcaataaAAACTTATTACGATAAAATGTGTTCACTccaaaaaaatggaaaatagcCGACGTTTCAGGATTGACCCTCAACAGTACATTAACtgttatacataatttatgacTATTCAAATTGGAT
This region of Glandiceps talaboti chromosome 4, keGlaTala1.1, whole genome shotgun sequence genomic DNA includes:
- the LOC144434490 gene encoding glutaredoxin-2, mitochondrial-like — protein: MGDEVDMNSPEAIFIQNMIHDKCVVVFSKTYCMYSQLAKEVFDELQAKYEVVELDQRDDGETLQDILGKMTGENTVPRVFVKGKCIGGGTETDDLYRSGKLEPMLRECGAI